Genomic DNA from Hordeum vulgare subsp. vulgare chromosome 2H, MorexV3_pseudomolecules_assembly, whole genome shotgun sequence:
GCACCATCCCAAAGCCTTCGCCCGCGTCATCCAACGCCGCTGACGTCATCGACGTCTCCACCACCTCGCTGCTCCTTTCCCAATTAATTCCCACCCCTCGTGAGCCATCGCCAACGGCCGGCCCTACTTTTTCGTGTGTATATGTAGTATAGATTATAGTTTTAGTTGTAGGGTAGTGTAGTCATAGATTTTAGTATGGTGTATTTGTAATTTTAGTTTAGAACTTTCTAGTTGTAGATTGTATTGTTACTGTACTTGTACATTTTTTATTGTAGAATTTTGTATTTGTACATTTTGGAGTATTACTGTAGTTGTAGAATTGTAGTGTACTGTAGTTGTAATTGTGATTTGGAATTTTATAGTTATAGATTATAGTGTTAGTGTAGCTGTAGAATTTTTTTTATAGAATTTAATAATGATAGATTATTCAGTATTAGTGTAGTTTTCGAATTTTATATTTGTACACTGAACATTATAAGTTTTGCAGGGACTCATGTCGTCAATACATTCAATTTATAGGCAAGATCATGGCGAATTATTTTGGCAACTATATATAGAATTCATGTTTTCATTAACTTGTTTAGTATTGGCACCATCACAAACGGTGTCAAAATTCCGTGGTGTGTGACAAAAGGGTTATAACCGGTATGCGACCATTAGAAAGAACAATCTGGTGCATGAGcttggccactcggacattccgaaGCTACTTGCGCGCGCCTACGAGGCCGAGGTGGTTGAGTTCTTTAAGGATAAGGCGCGTGTTAATTTTCATGAGGAACGCAAGTACACATAGTTTCTCGTGCCGGAGAACATGAGGATATGCACTAAAACTGAAGAGGATGATCGAGGACCTACAGGCCGAGATGCAGCCCTTCAACCCCATGGTGAGAAATTTGCGACTGATGCTCAACTCATGGAGATCAACAAGATGATGCTCTTTTAGTTTGAATCTAGGAACAAGGCAAAGAGGGATCCCATGGACTGGGATGACCTTTTGAGGGGGGATTAGTAGGGGATCGTTCAAACTGTTAATtattttgcatgttttatgtttgaACAATGTGCATGGTTTGTAGAACCACTTAATTCCTAGTATGTGTAAGGTATCTAATGAACCTAAGTACTTATATGTTTTTATGTTGAATTATATCTATGTGTTATGTGTTGGTCCTTTTGTTTAATGGCGTATGTTTATTTTGTCAACATGAATGCAATAAATGGGCCCATGTGTGATTTGTGATGAAGTGAGATATCAGAAGGATATGTAGTTTTTTATAGATCTTTCGGGTGACTTTCTGATTAGGACTGTATGTTTTAGTTCAACATGTTCTGATTGAGTATGCGCAAAATTTTCTAACTACTTAGGTTATCCTTTGCGGGGTAAGACGTGACTTCTTAGTTATTGAAAAAGAATGAAAACGAGTGCGGTAGCAAACAGCTCCATTTTAATCCCTACTATGGACTGATGCCTCCTGCTTCCTCTAGTAACAAAGTCATAGATGTTCAAGTAATTAGAAGAAAGAATCAACTGGTATTTAGAAAGTGAAAAGCACAGTTGTATTTTCCTTGCACCCCTGGGGTGTGTGGTGCATAATTGTTCTTCCCGAAAAGTAAAAAAGCACAACTGTTCTTCCAAAAAAAAGTGAAAAGCACAGTCGTGCTTCCAGTTTCCCCTTTTTTCTGATTTCCAGGTTTTTTGGCTTTTTGGTTTTTTTGCTGATTTCCATGTTTGCCAGTTTTCATggttttttcctgtttttgcttttgtggttttgtCAGGTTTTTCTGTGGAAAACATTTGTTCAAATCTATTAACATGGGATATAGTTTCGAATATCTCAAAGTGAGAAATTCAACAGCGACTGATTCGTGATTTGCACGCATGGTtcgaaagaaaaaaaattgaaaaaacaaATCTAAGATAAAAGCCCAAAACTCCCATATTGTGACAAGTTTTTGCAAAACAGTGCTTTTTACTTGCGCGCGGATTCCGAAGCTACTTGCGCGCGCCTACGATGCCGAGGTGGTTGACTTCTTAAGGATAAGGCGCGTGTTAATTTTCATGAGAAACGCAAGTACACATAGTTTCTGGTGCCGGAGAACATGAGGATATGCACCAAAACTGAAGAGGACAATCGAGGACCTACAGGCCGAGATGCAGCTCTTCAACCCCATGGTGAGAAATTTGCGATTGATGCTCAACTCATGGAGATCAACAAGATGATGCTCTTTTAGTTTGAATCTAGGAAGAAGGCAAAGAGGGATCCCATAGACTGGGATGACCTTTTGAGGGGGGATGAGCAGGGGATCGTTCAAACTGTTAAATTatttttgcatgttttatgtttgaACAATGTGCATGGTTTGTAGAACCACTTAATTCCTAGTATGTGTAAGGTATCTAATCAACCTAAGTACTTATATGTTTTTATGTTGAATTATATCTATGTGTTATGTGTTGGTCATTTTGTTTAACACCGTATGTTTATTTTGTCAACATGAATGCAGTAAATGGGCCCATGTGTGATTTGTGATGAAGTGAGATGTGAGAAGGATAGGTAGTTTTTTATAGATCTTTCGGGTGACTTTCTGATTAGGATTGTATGTTTTAGTTCAACATGTTCTGATTGAGTATGCCCAAAATTTTCTAACTACTTAGGTTATCCTTTGCGGGGTAAGATGTGACTTCTTAGTtattgaaaaaaaatgaaaatgaatgtGGTAGCAAACAGCTCCATTTTAATCCCTACTATGGACCGATGCCTCATGCTTCCTCTAGTAACAAATTCATAGATGTTCAAGTAATTAGAAGAAAGAATCAACTGGTTTTTAGAAAGTGAAAAGCACATTTGTGCTTCCGGTGAAAGCACAGTTGTATTTTCCGTGCGCCCGTGGGGCGTGTGGTGCAGAATTGTTCTTCCCAAAAAGTATAAAAGCAAAACtgttctttcaaaaaaaaaagtgaAAAGCACAGGTGTGCTTCCGGTTTCCCCTTTTTTCTGATTTCCAGGTTTTTTTTGCTGATTTCCATGTTTGCCAGTTTTCATGGTTTTTCCCTGTTTTCGCTTTTGTGGTTTTGTCAGGTTTTTCTGTGGAAAACATTTGTTCAAATCTATTAACATGGTATATAGTTTCGAATATCTCGAAGTGAGAAATTCAACGGTGACTGATTCGTGATTTGTACGCATGGttcgaaagaaaaaaaatgaaaaaacagaTCTAAGATAAAAGCCCAAAACTCCCATATTGTGACAAGTTTTTTGCAAAAACAGTGCTATTTATCACCAAGAAGTGGTACCCTCTAACTAAGAATCTCGATGTATCTTTTTATTTAGGCAAAGAATCTCGATGTATCTGACGGACATTACAACCACTAgtaaaatgcccgtgcgttgctacgggttATTATGCATATAAATGAATCAAATCAGTGATTGAGGTCATCTTCAATGTCGAAACTCATTTTTCACTCATGCGTTTGTGTGCGTTCATAGATCAAAGGGCGCCCAACGGGCTTCCCAAAATTCAACCGTCTAGATAGTCCACGTTTCCACAAATCAACCATATATGAGGAAGAGAAAAATGCGTTTGTCTCGACTATCCGCCATGTTAACTCTGGCACATGGTCTCTACACAAAAATCCTACCCCATAATGCACCCTTTCCTTTTTTCTACAGGACCCTTCCCTTCCCACCATAGCGAAACATTCGCGATAGAGCCCGTGCTCCTGTAGGACCATCCCCTTTCCATCATAGCAAGACATTTCTCGCTGGAGGCAGCATCGTATACAAAGTGGTATGTTAATATGTAGATCATTAAAATATCAAGAACAAATTCACTTTGTTTGTTTGGGAGGTATAGAAAACAATATAGAAGGAACAACGATTCCACTCTTTTTGTTTGACCTTTACATGTATGATGTGTTAACCAACACATTTATTATTCTTTCAAAATGTGAATGCCCGTGCAATACCACAACCCTCTAGCTTTCTTTGACATTGTGTATATAAACATAAGGCACACCAAATTTCATGCTTATTTAAAAGATAGTCATTACCACTATTTTTGTGCCAAAAGTATTAGTATCATATTTTCTTAAGGAGCCCTACTCTAGCTAGAGAATAAGAGGATTGGGTTTTGGCAGGATGCAAGGTGCCAACTCATTAAGCACGAGAGTTGTAAGATAAATCCACTTCACCTGAAGTATATTTTGACAAAAATAatactctctccgtcccaaaaTCCTTGTCACCCGCCTAGTTCATTGGCAAGAAAAAAACATCGCAATTTAAAAAGTTTGTCAAACAGACCCCTCGGCCCCATTTCTTTGTGCTCGTGCGTTGCCAGGGAACAACAAAATTAATGTTCCTATCATTGTTGTTGGTTGTCAAATCCGATCCAATCTACCAGATTGTCTTGACGCTACACTTAACACCTTATCTTTTGTTGTCGTTGGTCAATGAGAGGGTCAAGAATCATCCTTTCATCGTCCTAGCTGAATGCTTGTGCGTTGTCACGGGATCAAAAAATATTTTAATTCATAAATCTATTGAACTTGTACAAACATTGTTTCAGTCATACAACGACAAGTATCCATTTCATTCCTGCCTGCTTCTTTCATAATTGCATCAAATATATCCTTATCTAATACTCCCATATGACAAGGAATGAAAAACAAATAGAATGGCACCAAACATGAGGAATACGGATATGCTTTACAGCCCCTAACAGGCCAACAATAAGCTGGAAACGAACAaattaataataatataaaatttATATTCCAGGACATCTAGATAATAATTCATCTTGTATTGAAATACGAAAATACAAAAATAGAATTTCGAATCTGTCATGCGCTGCATACAAAGAAGGAAAAATCATGTATTGAAATAAATTTATATTATAATATTTCATATTTATGGACACTTCAAGACAAGGTTTTTAGCTATTGTTGTACTTCCAGCTACATATATATTTTCTTCTAAACTATAATACATACACAGGAGCGTGCACAAACAAATCTCCTGATGCAAAATAAAAACTGAGTAATATGCCCAAAATACACGGCAGTGTCAAATTATACAAGTACAATAATAATTTTAAGGATAGACAGACTAAGACAGACCAAGAAACTGCATGGAAACAACATTAGAATGAATGGTGTTGTGTACATAGCAGGGAAGAAACAACATTTGGGGGCTTCTGACTAAATGTCTCCCTTATTCTCTCGGAAGGTCCAAACAATTCCTTCCCAAATGACTAAACTGCAATAGTATTCGATGGAAGAACATAATCCGCTCACCAttgtgtttgtgaagctcccaaaAGATTCGCCTTCCTGGTCCCAAGACGACCATTATCAATGTGCACTCCATAGAATAATTTACCATCACCCTGCAATAAAgaataaagataaaaataattgAAAAGCCGAATTTCAAGAAATAACCAATTGATATATAAAAATGTTGTGAACGAACAAACATGCAAGAGATATGCCAGGATTTATCAAACGGTCTTATGCAGACTACATCAAGAGAATAAATAAATGTGCAAGCCAAGTCAAAATTGGAAACACCGAGGAAGTAAACTAAATTAAAAATGACGAACAACAGAAATTTTGTATGAAAATATTAGCAACCTTCCCTAAACACAGTAAATAATTTCTTCCAATTTTTTTTTGCCACATCTTGACCAAGATAATTATGATGGAGAAATATACCTGCTCTTGCCACCCAAGGTAGTTGTTGAACTGCCATTCTGGCAATGGACGGAAATCTTCAAATTTCTTTCCATAATATTTTTCAGCTTCAGCCCAGAACTTGTCAATTCCCCAGCTGTCAAGCAGATACTTCAGTCTGCTATACCTGCGGTTATCTCTTCTTTCATTTTCCCTCTGTGTAACAACTATTGCCTTTATAGCATATAATATATCCTCCTTAGGAACATAACCAAGTGGATTAGCCAGCCGAGGGAATGTGGTTTCTATTCTGTGTGTCCTTCCCATGCCACCTCCAACCTGAAAAAATTGGATAAATAAAAAAAGGTAAGCATTGCTAAATGCAGTACAAGATGGAGCAGAATTTTCTTTGGCACTTACATAGAGGTTAAAGCCAACAGGCTCCCCTGCACTATCGGAAACTACAACAACACCGATGTCATTCGTCAGAATATCAACAGAGTTATAACCAGCAACTGTGACCGCAATCTTGAACTTCGTGGGCAGATACTGGGTCCCGTAGATTGGCTCAGGAGAATCAGGAAAGTTTGTTCCATGTGAGTTGTCATCTCGCGCTTTGGTGACCTCAGGAGGTTCTTCCGCTGACATTATCTTCTCTTCATCCACCCACAGGTCATAATAAGCCCCTGACTGTGGCGCGAGAAGTGCTGCAATATTCTCTGCTGTTTCTTGAGCAAAAAGAATATCTTTTATCACATATGGTGCGGTAGGTGCAAGCACATTCCTATTGAGATCTCCACAAGCACCTAAGGTTGATCCCATATTCTTAATCACAGTGCTGATGACATGCTTCAAGTTCTTCTTAAGAACGCCGTGCAGCTGAAATGTTTTCTTGGTTGTCAGACGGAGCGTTCCAATCCCAAACTCATCAGACAGTGTATCCATAGCCAAGTAAAGCTGGTTTAGAACTTTTCCGGAAGGATTCTTTATCCGGAGCATAAATGAGTAATTCTTCCGGCCACTGACTTCTCGGTCGCTCTGCTGATAGCTTCCATGGAACTTAATCAGCTCGACAGCAGTTTCGTTGACGTTGGGAGCCTCTGAGACCAGCTCCTCATTCAAAGGGTAGCGAATAAAATTGCTCTTCTCCTTGATTATCTCGACCTTGGTTCGCTTAACTTGCGATGCATCCTTCTTCAGGGGCTGCAAGAATGGCAAAAGGTTTCAGAATTCAGAGTATCGGATAGCAGCAGTCGTGCATCATTGCATAGTGTTTTTTTCCTATTGAACGACCATCGGTATAATAATACTCTAAAACCAACTTTCCAATAAACATTTCAGGGGTAAGCAACTAAGTAAGATAATTTTGATCGTGTACTACTGTATTTAAAATGGATTCAGTTCCTAGCAGCGACAGAGGCAGTCAGTGAGTGTTGGCCTGGGCGATGGGGATTTCGAAATCAACGATGGACTTATCTGGTTTCACACAAGTGGTACAACCCAGAATTCTGCCATAACCTACCCAAAATTCGTCATGGTACTGCTGGGCATTGCCATGGAGATGCTCCCGGCAGCCGTCGCCAAGTCCTCCTCCGCCAACGCCGCGACCACGGAGATGCTCGAGCTATCCCGGGACTTCTCCGACTACTCCAGCTTCAACTCCGACATCTCCAGGGAGCTCGAGCGACTGGTCGCCGCGGCCGCCACACCCGGATCCGACGCGCCGGACCTCGCCgccgtggatctgaacaatctcggGTCCATGGATCTGTTGGCAAACGCGGCGCTGCTCGAGCGCGTGGAGCCGTTCGTGCCGGAGTGCATGCAGGCGTTGGGGCCGACGCGCGGCGCGCGGCGACGGACAGGATAAGGCTGCTGGCCAAGCACCGCTCGGACATCCGCTGGGTGACGGCGCGATCTGCGGGTGCCTTCGCTCCATGTGACGCAGTCCCCGTCATCTCCATGAGCCGATGCCTCCCGAACTCCCCCGCGCGTTTCTCCTCGTCCGCCGGCACCACCAGCCACTCCTggctcgccgccgccgcggccTTCCGCCGCAACACCGACGGCGACGGCGCGATCTGCGGGTGCCTCCGCTCCATGTGACGCAGTCCAGTCGGTGCTCCGGCCGTTGGTGAGTCACCTAGACctcctcggccgccgccgccctcgcccTTCTCATCCAACCCCGGGGCACGCACGCACGCGCCACGCAGTCCCGGAGCGGCCTCTGCGGGCTCGGCGAGGCGGGGGCGCGAGGGGGCCGGccgaaggaggcggcggcggccattTGGGAGCCGGGGGAGAGCAGAGCAGCGGCAGCCGCGGGATGAGACGTGGGGAGGTAGGTCGTGGAGGGGTGGAGCCGGGGGTTTGCACGAGTACGAGGAGGGTGGGGGAGGAGCGAACGAGGGGTCGATTTTTTCTTTACGTGGGAGGTGGGATCGCTTGCCGATTTTTTCTTTACGTGGGAGGTGGGATCGCTGGGAGGTCGAACCATCCagctggttgaaccatcacgacgttcgatcctgctttaatagtagagatgccTCCTTATTACAGCCCATCAAAACTCATTTTCATGCCCTTTGAATCTTCTTCATTGGCCTATTCACAGCCCATTTCGTTCGTAGGCCTGTCCGGCCGTGCTTGGGCTAAAACTTCTCAATTATTGGCTTGATTGGTTAGACAGTTGTACTAGAAATCTGATTCCCCTAAAAAGAAACAAGAAATCTAATGGTTCAACTACGGCCAGATCTATCTCAAAAATAAGGCCAGATGGAGCAATCAAACTGCTAGTCCCAGCAACTTCTATATATATAATAAACAAGAGAAAGATACAAAAGCATTAAAAAATGGGAGATACATGTGATCCCATGAACACTCTCATGGGCCACAGATTTTCGTTGCTTAAAGAAACAAAACATTTTCCTTCATTCGAACTCAAGGAAAACGTCACAGAGAACCTGTAATTTTATCAGATGTACGAGAAAGATAATTCAAACCATGCAAAGAATGGGTGCATAATTGTCGCCATCCATCCACGCAAGTATGTATATCGTGATATTGTCTAGCACTGCTTGGTGCACATGCAGCTCCTCTTCAAGCCAGAGCACTTGCCGCCGGTGAACCCCTCCGCACCGCACACACCGGCGCAGTTTGCGGAAACGAAGCACAGCCCGTTGAACCGCTCGCTCTCTACCTCACACTCTCGCGCCTGCGCTGGCGCCACCTCTGTAGACAAACATGTGTAGTCGCACATGGTTAGTTTTCCAAACATTGTTCAACAATAAACCAACCCAGAGAATTGGATGACACTTATATATAGCATATGCATGTTTACATGATGTTGTTCAGCCAACACGAGCAAAACAGCACTTAATTACCGGTGGcgacaacgaggaggaggaggatggcaaCGGCTGAGAAAAGCTTGTGTGATGACTCCATTCTTCCTTGTTGGTATGTGCTAAAACGAGCCCTGTAAAATGTACACTTTCTGGGATTGTAGATCTCAATGACAAGTTAGGATCGATGCTTCTGCCAAGTTAGGATCGATGCTTCTGTCATGCTTATATACGCGCCCAGCGGCAATGACAAGTTCATGGCGATGCATAATTCTGCACCACAGGAACATCTCCGATCAATATATGGAATGTACTAATAACAGGCTTGTATGTGTGCACGACCGCACAATGCTGATGGCATGCAAGCACATGCATAACTCAGCACCACATGAGCATCTCACACCTATATGTGCAACTACCTAATAATTAATAGCTGTGCACCAGGAGCAGCCACGGGCCCCTGCCGTCGCCACATCTTCTCATCATGAAACTACAATTTTTAGGTTAACAGACTACTAATGATGGGCCTGATTGCTAGGATGAACTTTTTTTGTGGGTGTCTGATTTGTGGATGGTCGTGCAGGGGAGGGGCATGGTCAGTTGGTGCACCCACAACCTCCGTCCTGGAAAACAAGTATACATTTCTGTAATATATATGTACATATAGTAGAAACCAGCTTAACGACCAGAAAAAATAGCTTGAGCCACTATATAGATATAATTATAATTTATACTTAAATAGTGGGCAATACCATGGACCGTGGGCATGTTTATTCTGCAGCGTAGTACAATAGTATGTGTACAATAATTAGTACAGCTATAAATAGCTTGATAGTCCAACACACCATCAAATTCTTATAGCATACCAGTTCTATATAACATTACACACAAATATAATAACAGAAAAACCACATCTTAGTGTAGAAATCGCCAACTTGATAATTAGTCCATCCATGGATATATATCATGTTGGTGCATGCCCATGGTTCTTCGATTTTATATTAGTTCATCATTATGGTTTCTTGACCTGGTGGTTGTGGATGATGATACCACGGAACTGTTCCCATGAGACGTCGCGGTGGGACTCTGTGGCAGATGTAGTTTCGACGTTTGATATTTCAGCCTTATTGCTTGCACCTCCTGCATTGGTCGCGCCGGAAACCAGCCCGCCAAGCGATGGACTCATTCCAGTAAAGGATACTTTCTGTTCTGCTTTCAGCTCTTTGCGAGAGAATGCCACTTGGTTCTGGTATGCACCACACTTCAGGACATTGCAGGAGAATATAATTGCAAAGACAAGTAGTAGTAGAACGGCGTGTCTCTTCGTCATTTTCTTCGCTGAATGAATTTACACAGATTTTTAAGAATATAATATATGTAAATTTAACTAAGCTAGAATTCAAGGAGAAATTTAAACTATATAATAGCTTTGCTACAAGAATATCGACAAAGATAGTCAAACTAGATAGTAGAGGTGAAGATCACAAGCATTTGTAGACCTTCACAATCAGATTATATGTGTGTTCATAGAGGTGTAAAAGATTGCATATTCGACAAAAAGATTAATACGAGTGCAGACAGATGAATTGCTTAGTTATTGTTAAATAACATTTATTCTGGACAATCGATTCAACTTCTAAGAGTAATCCGAGCAACATTGTCGATTTATCAAAAACCAAGAAATCACACCAAGCAACTGAcgcccgagatttgttaacgagtttCATTGAACTTGGCAATGTATCTGGGGCGGACTATGGAtgctcctccccgtgacaccatTAGAATACCGCAAACTAGCCATCCGAGCACCGGCACATGCTGCCAGCTCCCCATTTGTGCCTATGGTATTATGTTGTCACATATTACATCGTCTGCCTAACTCCACATTATATAGTAGGCATAGGCTACCAGTTGTCCTACTCGAACACGACTTTGTACTCTGTCTACACATAGTATGACTCGAAATCCACTTGTAACATTACTGGTACAAaatattcaatacaattctaacaaGGTCTTCAGTTATTTCTTGAAATGTTTTGTTCAGATCTAGCACCTAGTGGAAAACTTAGACATATTTCTAGGGAAGTAAAAAGTGAAATTGATCTCATAAAACACCCTATCAGATCTAACAAACGAAATTGTGAGCATTGGTTGGCA
This window encodes:
- the LOC123424979 gene encoding sulfite reductase [ferredoxin], chloroplastic-like, with amino-acid sequence MAEFWPLKKDASQVKRTKVEIIKEKSNFIRYPLNEELVSEAPNVNETAVELIKFHGSYQQSDREVSGRKNYSFMLRIKNPSGKVLNQLYLAMDTLSDEFGIGTLRLTTKKTFQLHGVLKKNLKHVISTVIKNMGSTLGACGDLNRNVLAPTAPYVIKDILFAQETAENIAALLAPQSGAYYDLWVDEEKIMSAEEPPEVTKARDDNSHGTNFPDSPEPIYGTQYLPTKFKIAVTVAGYNSVDILTNDIGVVVVSDSAGEPVGFNLYVGGGMGRTHRIETTFPRLANPLGYVPKEDILYAIKAIVVTQRENERRDNRRYSRLKYLLDSWGIDKFWAEAEKYYGKKFEDFRPLPEWQFNNYLGWQEQGDGKLFYGVHIDNGRLGTRKANLLGASQTQW
- the LOC123429185 gene encoding defensin Tk-AMP-D1.1-like; translation: MESSHKLFSAVAILLLLVVATEVAPAQARECEVESERFNGLCFVSANCAGVCGAEGFTGGKCSGLKRSCMCTKQC
- the LOC123429186 gene encoding uncharacterized protein LOC123429186, whose amino-acid sequence is MLKTSKKMTKRHAVLLLLVFAIIFSCNVLKCGAYQNQVAFSRKELKAEQKVSFTGMSPSLGGLVSGATNAGGASNKAEISNVETTSATESHRDVSWEQFRGIIIHNHQVKKP